GCCTCAAGCACATTAAAATGTTCTTACTTCCGTATCGGTATTTGTTGACATCTGAAAAGGTTGATAGACGTCTCCAGAATACACATAGTGGTGATGATGTGAGGCGTGTTTTGATATCCTTTGTGAACCCATTAATCCAACAAgttattaaatgtttttataaaGTGGACAGAATTTTGACAAAACATCGCACCAAACAGCGATAAGATTGTCATTTTAAGAAAATACAAGTCAAGTGAGGAATTGTGTATGACTTCATGATGCACATTATAAAACAATTATCCTCTCTTCATGTAGTTTATCAATAACCTGTTTAGGGAgaagagttgtctctcttgtATTGCATCAATTTGCCATCAAGGAGGAAATTTGCAAGTGTGTGGGGGAAAAAATCCAGGTATTTTCTTCAGTTGCGGAAACAGTGTTAGAAATGAATACCTGCCTGTTGTCTGAAGATGTACAGATTCTGTTCATCAGTTTATATGACACTGGTGATTCATTCACTTTGCAAAATGAATTTAGTCGCAATTAATGTTTTGGAGAACATATAATTATCATTCTAAGAATGCAGTAGAACAATATAAGTTAAAGCATCAATATGAGGGGATAGTGTTAGACACATGGCCTTCCTACAGCTCTGGTTAGTGGGTTAATCCTTTAGCTCGATCGGTAGAGTAATTCTGTTATTTTCTAACTTTTTGTGATTCTGAGACGAtgaagagttatctttcctttattGTGCATCAAAGAGGAACTGCATGAATATGAAAGTGTTTGAACATTCACGGCACACAAAAGATTTTTTCATCCAACATTATGAAGTGTCAGTATTTAAGCCCTGACAATAggaaataattcaaattttcagttaagaaatatttttagtttaattttcatgaaatataaacCTGTATGAAAAATCTTAACATTTATAGTCAATTGTAAACTTTCTAaactaaaaacattttttacatttcaaatttcaCACTAACACATAGTACTATACCATGGCCCTCTCTGCtttctgttttaaaaatgtaattgtaTTTCTGTATGtgacaatattgaatataaaacttatattgAAACTTAAATTGCCtcaatttcaaatgaataaagTCAATAGGTGCTgctaatatgaaatttaaatattcatttcatCTGCAAATTTGAAGAGAAAAACAAAAGATTTTGGTTGAAACACATTGATTTGCAAATGTTTTTTATTCTCAATTTTTGTAAATGAAAtcaatttgatacatgtacctgtatttGCAATACAAACATGGGTGTAATTATTACATGATTTAATAGCTGATATTATTTGGTATGAATTCAATACCTTAAGTAACTTTAAAAGCAGCTTCATAAATagtaaaattaaattgtctttcCTCCTTATATTCAGATGCTTGTAAAAGGAAACACATGGAACCAGTTCCTCATACCCCATGTTAGTAACAGACAAATGCCACAACACCCTGATCTTTCATTTTCTTGCATAATTTCATGGTGACCTTGCTATCCAATCTACAACTTTACAGATCCTAAGACGAGGAGCATGCAGTCCTTCACAATCATAAAATGTTATCTTAACCCCTCGAAATAAAAACTTCCTCATACATGGCTGAAAGATTAGATTAATGAGCGAGGCTTGTTTGCACATCCTCCTTTAAAACAGaatagtctttttttttttttttttttttttagaaaattagataaACTAATGGCTATACAGTATTCAAATGATGCATATAAGGTTTTAATTTTAGTCTCTGTATAGACACAATACACTCCTCTGTGTTTAAAACTGTCAGTAATTTGGCATGATGAAAGATTTCTTTTCAGCATACAAAAAGATATACTGACATTCTAAGCACTGAGCTGAAGATCACAAACTTTAAAAGTTCAAAATTAAGTTGAAGTTTTTGTTAAATTTAAGTAAAGGTCACAAGATCATACAATATGGTCCTAGCAGAAATGACTCGTATACACACAACAGACTCACTGTATATCAGAGCCCTATCTCATTTTATCTCAAGTCAAAGTTGCAGACAATGCTCAAGATTTAAATGAGTGGGTCAAAGCTAAGTCAAGGTCATAAcattatcaaacattatattgtCATAGGAAAAGTCTTGATTGCATCCACTAAATATAGATGTAATCCTCTCACATAGATACTGAGCATGATAGTTCAAAAGTTTTAGCCGGTGtaaagacagacagacagactaaaTCTACTTATACTCAGATGATTCAATTCTGGGAATATAAAAAACATACCAACTACCATAATGTGTATATAGAATACCTATACATGTCTATAAACATAACTAATGAAGTCTTTATAAATCTCACATCTCACTTACACTGAACACAACAGAGTGAATTATAATTGTGTATATGTCAATATTGTTGACAAAAATCTGAATATTGTACACATGAGAATATAGTTATTGTGATCATGTACCCTGTACATAAGAACACACGATGGGCCCTTTAAAGGAGCATTAACTGTCGTCACCAAAAACTGAATTCAAGGAAAATTGTCCCcatcttatatatttcagtaataacaccagtatttcaTGATTTCGAACACTTTTTACTCTCAAAGCAATTATATTTGCATTCATTATGCAATTTTGATGATATAGGTAATTGTAgaattcttccttatatatttcttttcactAAAAGTGGTTATCAAACAGTTTTTCTTGCTTTTGTACAAAATAGATGTTTTTATTAGTTATAATATATATCCCCATGCCACTGAgatattttgaagaagaaaaaaaatggttgccctatcactttcacagctaatgcccctttatgTGACATACTAACAGACAAGTTATCTTGGAGACCCTCAATCATCATAAACACTCCACACTAACAGCTCCATGTCTCAGTGTTCAAGCTGGATAAGTCCAGTGTTCTCTTCCACAGTTACTGGCTCGTACTAACAGGGCTGCACTCTGACGGCCCGTATTTGGCAATCTTCGCCCCCTTGGAGGACCTCTCGCTGTCGTTTTTGGACTCCGTTCTGACATCCCTCCCACGCCTTCCACTGACCAAAGAAACATCGATCTGAAATGATTGGCCAAATGAACACTGATTGCACCAAAATCAATTTGCAAGGAGACTGTTTGGTAACGACTTGTTCTTGTCTCTCACCGAGTGACAGATCTTCATTCAGGAAAATGTATCATTGTTAGAAAACAGCGCCAGTCTGTATTACTCTGCAGTCTTGCCAGACTATTCATGTCTGAAGTAAGTTTTTACTCCACTGCTTGCAGTGaatttaaaggggggggggggggggggggtaattaaagGAGTTCAATAAATGTTATGTGTCTAAGGTTTATAAAAGTAATTTAGTTTCTGGTATCAAACTTCTGGGTAAGTTTTTAATTAACCCCCCACTCCCATTGGTTTTTAGCTATCTCACCTTCTAAATATTACCAAGAAGCTTGGCTTTTGATTTGAGCAACTTTGAATCCTTATTGCTTTATGGTCTAGATTTAATTTAGTTTAACATGCCATGATTATACTAGTCCCCTTATGGGATTAGTAACAGATTTACAGCTGTATAAAAAAGCAATTTTAACAGATGACCTTTGGTCAGAGAGCCTTCAAATTAGAATAAAGGTTACAAAATAGAATGATTAAACAGATTTTTTAATGTATAATGGTGAGACGTGAATTGGCCCATGGTGCTATATACCAGCTAAATTAAACTTGCATGTTATAAAACAAGACTACTCACCACTGCCGTCTGGTCGGATACACAATCTCTGAATCTCTTTCACTGGTTTACATTTGTTGGCATTGCCCTTGATTAAGGTCAAAACTTTGGTTCTTTTCTTAGATGCTGGGTCACATGGTCCCCATTGTCCGATCTTGTACTTACAGGAATTTCCTTTAAATAAGGAAATTACATTATATTCTCACAGTAAATTTACTTATTTTCCTCATCAGGACAGAATTTTTATGGCTTAAGAAAATGCCATCCATTCTTAAGATCTCGAGTTTTCTAAAAATCATTCCCAGGGTAGCTCCAGGCTAAAGTTCTCCTGTTCATAAAAGATTAGAATTTATACAAATGTCCATACCACAAAAGCAATAAAATTTATAACTAATTCACAAAATCATTGATTATGTACAGTTGAAGTTATTAATCAATTAATAAGTTACATTTCCAATGTCTGCACCTTTAATATTATtccaaaatatttacattcattgaATCTTTTCACTTATTCTATTGAAATcaacattgctttcatcatagacaatgaatGTATGTTGCAAACCTAAGTTCGATTAAGTTTTTTAATACCACATGTCTGTGTAATTATCACCAAATATGGAGCATTGCCAAGGTCACCGGGTGTACTGGCTGTTCCATTTAAAGTAATGAAATGGTCaacaatatgatatattttagtacatgtactggAATCTATACAGTTTATATCTTTAAGAAgtacataaaaatatgaatataacaataaaatatctttctttGTTGATCTGGTGATGGAAGGTAGATGGGAATCATTGCAGAGTTTTTTTTGCATTGCTATATAGCTTATAGTAATTTAaccttcatcatcatcatcagatAATttaacaacaaagaaagcatttttatTGTTAGATTGtataatgatagtcattttctCACGAACACGCTGCAGTTCTAAACAATGGGCGTAATATATGAACCTTAAT
Above is a genomic segment from Ostrea edulis chromosome 3, xbOstEdul1.1, whole genome shotgun sequence containing:
- the LOC125673566 gene encoding uncharacterized protein LOC125673566, which encodes MTKTLTLTSGDPTHCTKTKIMRKSCRKSCQYKPGKWGQCNPSTGLVERQDRLKPNSAKFCAQYRMLTKKCKKIKKRNSCKYKIGQWGPCDPASKKRTKVLTLIKGNANKCKPVKEIQRLCIRPDGSDRCFFGQWKAWEGCQNGVQKRQREVLQGGEDCQIRAVRVQPC